The region GGGGTACGGCTCCGTCGACTCGGGGTACGGCTCCGTCGACTCGGGGTCCGACTCCGTCTGCTCGGGGTGCGGCTCCTTCGGCTTGGGGTGCGGCTCCTTCGGCTTGGGGTGCGGCTCCGTCGGCTCGGGGAAATGCTAAAGCTCCTTCTCCCCCCAGATCTGGATCTCCTCCTGCGACTCGGAGTATGACTCCGGCTCCGACGACTTGGGGTGCGACTTCGAGCTCTACCTGTTTTCCGGTTATCCCTGGAgcttgatctttttctttttctttccctggaCTTGGATCTGTGCTTTGGAGATCTTTTGCGCTTCTCTTTTGATACAGATCGCCTTCCTCTAGACTTGGATCTTGAcctgctgctcctcctcctgcGTCTTGATCGTGACCGCGAACGTGTCTGAGAACGATGAGACTTGGACTTAGATGATCTCTTCCTTGCCCTAGAACGAGATTCACTGGTGCGCTTTCGCGATTTGTGTTCAGAAGACTTGGAACGTTTACTTCTCGACCTTAATGAAgagtctcttttcttctctttctcacctTTGTCACGGTTcttgtttttcttgcctttttcatgTGTGTCCTTAACTTTTACAAAAATTTCATAATCATCTTTTTCCTCTGAAGACGACTCTGAAGCTCTTTCTGGTATACTAATTACAACTGGACTGGCAGCAGATTTATCCCGTTCCACCTCACTCGAAAGTAAAGGTCCTTCAATACCAGCTCTAAGGTTTGTAAGACGTTCCATGTCCTTAGGAAGTAATGGTCTCACTAAATCAGCTTCATTAATATCATCAATGCTGGCAGGAAATCCTGGATCAGACAGTATCTCTTTAGTAGTGAGACATACTTCTTTATCTTCTCCACtgctttctttaggactgacagcAGCTGCTAACGTCTGGTCACTCTCCTGTACAGGTAATGATCCTTCTGCATCCTTATTGATAAAATTATTAGATAAATCAGGATGAATGTCTTTAGCAGGCAAAGGTCCCTCTATGTCAGCCTCACTGCCACCACTGGGGCTGGTGGAAATTACCATGTCATGTTCAGTATCTTGAGTAGTTAAAGATACTTCACCATCATATTTactaactgaactgagagcagatGTTGTGCCAAATTCAAGATCCTTACCAGTTCCCACTGCTTCAGATTCAAGGACAAGGGGACCAACAGAAGACAGAGTTCCTCCTAGCTCAGTTTCACCAACGCTAGGACAGGTATCCAATACTGTGCATTGTTTAGTCTCACCGGTAGGCAAAATTGTCTCTTCACCAATTTCACCAACAGCGCCAGTGCTGGCAGCAGACACTGTGCTACGTTCCACTTCTTGAGCAATTAAGTGATTATTTATGTTAAGGTCtgtatttatacaattttcagtttcattagAGCCACTCTTCAGGAGTCCTTCAGCACGTGGCTCTTCATCTGAATGCATGGCTATGTCCTGCAGGCCAATCTCTGAAGCAATATTTTGATCACCAGATAgtaaattcattccttttatagTACTAGACTCTAATATTACTGGTGTAGACTCTACAACTGTCTCAGTTGGTATTACTTGAGTCTGCTCTGAGACAGTGACAGGAGGCTCTGAAATTGTCACAGTGGACTCTTGGACACAACCAGATGGTTCTGAAACAATCACATTAGGTTGAAGGATGGACACCGCTGGTTCCAGAATAGGCACAGTAGGCTCCAGGGTAGAAGCAACAGCAACAGTAACATGCTCTGGCTCAGACAAGGCCAGGGGCTCTGGGACAGCCTCAGCTAGTCGGTCCAGGACAGCCACAGCTGGAGGGTCCTGGAGAGCCTCAGCCTGTGGCTCTGGGACAGCCATGGTTGATGTCTCTGAAACATTCCCAGCTGGATGCTCTGGAACAGCCACAGATGGCAGCTCTGTAACAGCCATGGCTGGCAGATCtacagtgctctgtgatggctcTCCAACAGGTACTGCTGCCTCCAGCAGACACACAGATACCTCTGGGGCAGTCTGTCCTGAAGCCCTCATGGAATCGTAAGTTTCTGCTATGTCTGACATAACAGAAGGCTCTGATGTTAACACAGTTGGTTCAGCTGATGTTGTGGGAGTTTCAGACACCATGTAAGTCACTGGTCTCTCTGCAACAATTTCATGCTCTTCTGCTCCAGCAGCAGACTCTACAGGTGCTGACATAACTGAAGACTCTGGCTCTAGTGGTGGTTCTGGAACAGTCACGTCAGCCTCTGATGCCAACACTGACGGCTCTGATGCTGACACTGAATAATTAGCAGTTACTGCCAAAGGCTCCGCAATCTCACTTTGACTCACAGGAGGTTCAGGCAGTGATACAGACTCTTCAGGAGGTAATGCTGGCACCTCAGCAGACCATGTATTTTCAGCTGTTAATGCTGACTGCTCAGTGGCTAACACTGGACCCTCTGGTGGTTCCTCAGGAGGCAATGGTGGTGTCATTGGTGGCTCTTCAGGTGGCAATGGTGGCATTGTTGGAGGCTCTTCAGGAGGCAAAGGTGGCACCATATATGCCTCCGTGTATGTATCAGTGTAAGAATCGGTGTAAGAATCAGCTGCCATAGACATCATTGAACGATCAGCAGTATAAGATGACATCATAGATCGGTCAGCTGCAGAGTACGATGACATCATAGACCGGTCAGCAGCAGAGTATGACGACATCATAGACCGGTCAGCACCCATGGACATCATAGATCGGTCAGCCATTGGGGACATCATGGAGCGCTCGTAGGCTGACATCATAGAGCGTTCATAAGCTGACATCATAGAGCGCTCAGCCATAGGGGACATCATAGAGCGCTCATAGGCTGACATCATAGAGCGCTCGTAAGCTGACATCATAGAACGCTCAGCCATAGGGGACATCATAGACCGCTCATAAGACATCATAGAGCGTTCATAAGATGACATCATGGAACGTTCTGCAGCATAGGACATCATCATAGAACGTCTAGATGCTAACATCAGGGGTCTAGGTGCTAACCTATATGGCCTGGGAGCTATTCTATAGGACCTGGGTGCTATCCTATAGGGTCTAGGTGACATCCTATAGGGATCAGGAGTTAGTCTGTAGGGATCATGGCCTAATCTATAGGGGTCCTGCCCTAACCTGTAGGCATCATGACCTAGCCTGTAAGGGTCATGACCTAACCTATACGGATCCTGAGCTAACCTGTAAGGATCCTGAGCTAACCTGTAGGGATCAGGAGATTTTGAACCCAACATAGCAGAATCTTGGGTACTAGATGCTAACATCTGGGCATCCATGGTACCAGACGCTAACATCTGAGCATCCATGGAGCCAGAAGCTAACATCTGAGAGTCCATAGTGCCAGAAGCTAACATCTGGGAGTCCATAGAGCTAGTGGCTAACATCTGGGAGTCCATGGTGCTGGTTGCTAACATCTGCGAGTCCATGGAGCTGGTGGCTAACATCTGGGAGTCCATGGAGCTGGTGGCTAACATCTGGGAGTCCATGGAGCTGGTGGCTAACATCTGGGAGTCCATGGAGCTGGTTGCTAACATCTGAGAGTCCATGGAGCTGGTTGCTAACATCTGAGAGTCCATGGAGCTGGTTGCTAACATCTGGGAGTCCATGGAGCTGGTTGCTAACATCTGGGAGTCCATGGAGCTGGTTGCTAACATCTGGGAATCCATGGTGCTAGAGGCTAACATCTGGGAGTCCATGGTGTTGGATGCTAGCATTTGAGAGTCCATGGTGTTGGACGCTAGCATTTGGGAGTCCATGGTGTTGGATGCTAACATATGGGTCTCCATGGTGTTAGAAGCTAACATATGGGATTCTTGGGCCATCAAGGGATCCACTCCTACTGTTACAGAAGTCTCCCCCACTAATGTAGTAGGCAGCTCCTGTGCTACCGTATTATAGGATTCCAGCGCTGTCGTCGAGGGCACCTCCAGGGACTGCGACACGGTCATCGTTGACAGCTCCGTTGTCACCACAGACTGAACAGAgatctccagcgccacagttgcCACAGGCTGCCCAGGCAACTCTGGCGCCCCAGGTTGCCCTGGCAACTCCAGCACCCCTGTTGCCAAAGGCTGCCCCAGAAGCTCCAGTGCTCCAGCTGCCCCAGACTGCCCCGAGAACTCCAGTGCCCCAGCTGCCATGAGCTGCCCAGGCAACTCCAGTGCCCCAGTTGCCACAGGTTGCCCTGACAACTCCAGCGCCCTAGTTGCCGAAGGCAGCCCTGGCAACTCTGGCACCCCAGTCACCGAAGGCTGCCCTGACAACTCCAGCGCTGTCGTTGCCACCGGCTGTCCTGGCAACTCCAGCACCATTGCTGCCTCAGGCTGCCCCAGCAACCCTGTTGCCGTTGTCACCTCT is a window of Ovis aries strain OAR_USU_Benz2616 breed Rambouillet chromosome 1, ARS-UI_Ramb_v3.0, whole genome shotgun sequence DNA encoding:
- the SON gene encoding protein SON isoform X1; protein product: MATNIEQIFRSFVVSKFREIQQELSSGRSEGQLNGETNTPIEGNQAGDAAASARSLPNEDIVQKIEEVLSGVLDTELRYKPDLKEASRKSRCVSVQTDPTDEIPTKKSKKHKKHKNKKKKKKKEKEKKYKRQSEESESQPKSHHDGNIESDSFLKFDSEPSEMALEHSVRAFGLYDTSESPAVVLEPPVVSMEVSEPHILETLPPATKHTELSVASTSVVSVQSEQSVAVMLEPSTTKILDSFATAPVPTTTVVLKSSEPVVTVSVECQMKSVQKSLESTPPEPSKIMLLEPPVAKVLELSETLVSSETPTEVHPEPSTSTTMDFPESSATEVLRLPEQPVEGPSEIADSSMTRPQEMLELPKTTALELQESSVASVMELPGPPATSMPELQGPPVTPVLELPGPSATPAPELPGPLSTPVPELLGPPATAVPELAGPSVTSVPQLSQELSGLPAPSMGLEPPQEVPEPPVMAQELPGLPAVTTAVELPGQPVVTVAMELTEQPVTTTELEQPVGMTAVEHPGQPEVTTATGLLGQPEAAMVLELPGQPVATTALELSGQPSVTGVPELPGLPSATRALELSGQPVATGALELPGQLMAAGALEFSGQSGAAGALELLGQPLATGVLELPGQPGAPELPGQPVATVALEISVQSVVTTELSTMTVSQSLEVPSTTALESYNTVAQELPTTLVGETSVTVGVDPLMAQESHMLASNTMETHMLASNTMDSQMLASNTMDSQMLASNTMDSQMLASSTMDSQMLATSSMDSQMLATSSMDSQMLATSSMDSQMLATSSMDSQMLATSSMDSQMLATSSMDSQMLATSSMDSQMLATSSMDSQMLATSTMDSQMLATSSMDSQMLASGTMDSQMLASGSMDAQMLASGTMDAQMLASSTQDSAMLGSKSPDPYRLAQDPYRLAQDPYRLGHDPYRLGHDAYRLGQDPYRLGHDPYRLTPDPYRMSPRPYRIAPRSYRIAPRPYRLAPRPLMLASRRSMMMSYAAERSMMSSYERSMMSYERSMMSPMAERSMMSAYERSMMSAYERSMMSPMAERSMMSAYERSMMSAYERSMMSPMADRSMMSMGADRSMMSSYSAADRSMMSSYSAADRSMMSSYTADRSMMSMAADSYTDSYTDTYTEAYMVPPLPPEEPPTMPPLPPEEPPMTPPLPPEEPPEGPVLATEQSALTAENTWSAEVPALPPEESVSLPEPPVSQSEIAEPLAVTANYSVSASEPSVLASEADVTVPEPPLEPESSVMSAPVESAAGAEEHEIVAERPVTYMVSETPTTSAEPTVLTSEPSVMSDIAETYDSMRASGQTAPEVSVCLLEAAVPVGEPSQSTVDLPAMAVTELPSVAVPEHPAGNVSETSTMAVPEPQAEALQDPPAVAVLDRLAEAVPEPLALSEPEHVTVAVASTLEPTVPILEPAVSILQPNVIVSEPSGCVQESTVTISEPPVTVSEQTQVIPTETVVESTPVILESSTIKGMNLLSGDQNIASEIGLQDIAMHSDEEPRAEGLLKSGSNETENCINTDLNINNHLIAQEVERSTVSAASTGAVGEIGEETILPTGETKQCTVLDTCPSVGETELGGTLSSVGPLVLESEAVGTGKDLEFGTTSALSSVSKYDGEVSLTTQDTEHDMVISTSPSGGSEADIEGPLPAKDIHPDLSNNFINKDAEGSLPVQESDQTLAAAVSPKESSGEDKEVCLTTKEILSDPGFPASIDDINEADLVRPLLPKDMERLTNLRAGIEGPLLSSEVERDKSAASPVVISIPERASESSSEEKDDYEIFVKVKDTHEKGKKNKNRDKGEKEKKRDSSLRSRSKRSKSSEHKSRKRTSESRSRARKRSSKSKSHRSQTRSRSRSRRRRRSSRSRSKSRGRRSVSKEKRKRSPKHRSKSRERKRKRSSSRDNRKTGRARSRTPSRRSRSHTPSRRRRSRSGGRRSFSISPSRRSRTPSRRSRTPSRRSRTPSRRSRTPSRRSRTPSRRSRTPSRRRRSRSVVRRRSFSISPVRLRRSRTPLRRRFSRSPIRRKRSRSSERGRSPKRLTDLNKAQLLEIAKANAAAMCAKAGVPLPPNLKPAPPPTIEEKVAKKSGGATIEELTEKCKQIAQSKEDDDVIVNKPHVSDEEEEEPPFYHHPFKLSEPKPIFFNLNIAAAKPTPPKSQVTLTKEFPVSSGSQHRKKEADSVYGEWVPVEKNGEENKDDDNVFSSNLPSEPVDISTAMSERALAQKRLSENAFDLEAMSMLNRAQERIDAWAQLNSIPGQFTGSTGVQVLTQEQLANTGAQAWIKKDQFLRAAPVTGGMGAVLMRKMGWKEGEGLGKNKEGNKEPILVDFKTDRKGLVAVGERAQKRSGNFSAAMKDLSGKHPVSALMEICNKRRWQPPEFLLVHDSGPDHRKHFLFRVLINGSAYQPSFASPNKKHAKATAATVVLQAMGLVPKDLMANATCFRSASRR
- the SON gene encoding protein SON isoform X2 produces the protein MATNIEQIFRSFVVSKFREIQQELSSGRSEGQLNGETNTPIEGNQAGDAAASARSLPNEDIVQKIEEVLSGVLDTELRYKPDLKEASRKSRCVSVQTDPTDEIPTKKSKKHKKHKNKKKKKKKEKEKKYKRQSEESESQPKSHHDGNIESDSFLKFDSEPSEMALEHSVRAFGLYDTSESPAVVLEPPVVSMEVSEPHILETLPPATKHTELSVASTSVVSVQSEQSVAVMLEPSTTKILDSFATAPVPTTTVVLKSSEPVVTVSVECQMKSVQKSLESTPPEPSKIMLLEPPVAKVLELSETLVSSETPTEVHPEPSTSTTMDFPESSATEVLRLPEQPVEGPSEIADSSMTRPQEMLELPKTTALELQESSVASVMELPGPPATSMPELQGPPVTPVLELPGPSATPAPELPGPLSTPVPELLGPPATAVPELAGPSVTSVPQLSQELSGLPAPSMGLEPPQEVPEPPVMAQELPGLPAVTTAVELPGQPVVTVAMELTEQPVTTTELEQPVGMTAVEHPGQPEVTTATGLLGQPEAAMVLELPGQPVATTALELSGQPSVTGVPELPGLPSATRALELSGQPVATGALELPGQLMAAGALEFSGQSGAAGALELLGQPLATGVLELPGQPGAPELPGQPVATVALEISVQSVVTTELSTMTVSQSLEVPSTTALESYNTVAQELPTTLVGETSVTVGVDPLMAQESHMLASNTMETHMLASNTMDSQMLASNTMDSQMLASNTMDSQMLASSTMDSQMLATSSMDSQMLATSSMDSQMLATSSMDSQMLATSSMDSQMLATSSMDSQMLATSSMDSQMLATSSMDSQMLATSSMDSQMLATSTMDSQMLATSSMDSQMLASGTMDSQMLASGSMDAQMLASGTMDAQMLASSTQDSAMLGSKSPDPYRLAQDPYRLAQDPYRLGHDPYRLGHDAYRLGQDPYRLGHDPYRLTPDPYRMSPRPYRIAPRSYRIAPRPYRLAPRPLMLASRRSMMMSYAAERSMMSSYERSMMSYERSMMSPMAERSMMSAYERSMMSAYERSMMSPMAERSMMSAYERSMMSAYERSMMSPMADRSMMSMGADRSMMSSYSAADRSMMSSYSAADRSMMSSYTADRSMMSMAADSYTDSYTDTYTEAYMVPPLPPEEPPTMPPLPPEEPPMTPPLPPEEPPEGPVLATEQSALTAENTWSAEVPALPPEESVSLPEPPVSQSEIAEPLAVTANYSVSASEPSVLASEADVTVPEPPLEPESSVMSAPVESAAGAEEHEIVAERPVTYMVSETPTTSAEPTVLTSEPSVMSDIAETYDSMRASGQTAPEVSVCLLEAAVPVGEPSQSTVDLPAMAVTELPSVAVPEHPAGNVSETSTMAVPEPQAEALQDPPAVAVLDRLAEAVPEPLALSEPEHVTVAVASTLEPTVPILEPAVSILQPNVIVSEPSGCVQESTVTISEPPVTVSEQTQVIPTETVVESTPVILESSTIKGMNLLSGDQNIASEIGLQDIAMHSDEEPRAEGLLKSGSNETENCINTDLNINNHLIAQEVERSTVSAASTGAVGEIGEETILPTGETKQCTVLDTCPSVGETELGGTLSSVGPLVLESEAVGTGKDLEFGTTSALSSVSKYDGEVSLTTQDTEHDMVISTSPSGGSEADIEGPLPAKDIHPDLSNNFINKDAEGSLPVQESDQTLAAAVSPKESSGEDKEVCLTTKEILSDPGFPASIDDINEADLVRPLLPKDMERLTNLRAGIEGPLLSSEVERDKSAASPVVISIPERASESSSEEKDDYEIFVKVKDTHEKGKKNKNRDKGEKEKKRDSSLRSRSKRSKSSEHKSRKRTSESRSRARKRSSKSKSHRSQTRSRSRSRRRRRSSRSRSKSRGRRSVSKEKRKRSPKHRSKSRERKRKRSSSRDNRKTGRARSRTPSRRSRSHTPSRRRRSRSGGRRSFSISPSRRSRTPSRRSRTPSRRSRTPSRRSRTPSRRSRTPSRRSRTPSRRRRSRSVVRRRSFSISPVRLRRSRTPLRRRFSRSPIRRKRSRSSERGRSPKRLTDLNKAQLLEIAKANAAAMCAKAGVPLPPNLKPAPPPTIEEKVAKKSGGATIEELTEKCKQIAQSKEDDDVIVNKPHVSDEEEEEPPFYHHPFKLSEPKPIFFNLNIAAAKPTPPKSQVTLTKEFPVSSGSQHRKKEADSVYGEWVPVEKNGEENKDDDNVFSSNLPSEPVDISTAMSERALAQKRLSENAFDLEAMSMLNRAQERIDAWAQLNSIPGQFTGSTGVQVLTQEQLANTGAQAWIKKDQFLRAAPVTGGMGAVLMRKMGWKEGEGLGKNKEGNKEPILVDFKTDRKGLVAVGERAQKRSGNFSAAMKDLSGKHPVSALMEICNKRRWQPPEFLLVHDSGPDHRKHFLFRVLRNGSPYQPNCMFFLNRY
- the SON gene encoding protein SON isoform X3, whose product is MATNIEQIFRSFVVSKFREIQQELSSGRSEGQLNGETNTPIEGNQAGDAAASARSLPNEDIVQKIEEVLSGVLDTELRYKPDLKEASRKSRCVSVQTDPTDEIPTKKSKKHKKHKNKKKKKKKEKEKKYKRQSEESESQPKSHHDGNIESDSFLKFDSEPSEMALEHSVRAFGLYDTSESPAVVLEPPVVSMEVSEPHILETLPPATKHTELSVASTSVVSVQSEQSVAVMLEPSTTKILDSFATAPVPTTTVVLKSSEPVVTVSVECQMKSVQKSLESTPPEPSKIMLLEPPVAKVLELSETLVSSETPTEVHPEPSTSTTMDFPESSATEVLRLPEQPVEGPSEIADSSMTRPQEMLELPKTTALELQESSVASVMELPGPPATSMPELQGPPVTPVLELPGPSATPAPELPGPLSTPVPELLGPPATAVPELAGPSVTSVPQLSQELSGLPAPSMGLEPPQEVPEPPVMAQELPGLPAVTTAVELPGQPVVTVAMELTEQPVTTTELEQPVGMTAVEHPGQPEVTTATGLLGQPEAAMVLELPGQPVATTALELSGQPSVTGVPELPGLPSATRALELSGQPVATGALELPGQLMAAGALEFSGQSGAAGALELLGQPLATGVLELPGQPGAPELPGQPVATVALEISVQSVVTTELSTMTVSQSLEVPSTTALESYNTVAQELPTTLVGETSVTVGVDPLMAQESHMLASNTMETHMLASNTMDSQMLASNTMDSQMLASNTMDSQMLASSTMDSQMLATSSMDSQMLATSSMDSQMLATSSMDSQMLATSSMDSQMLATSSMDSQMLATSSMDSQMLATSSMDSQMLATSSMDSQMLATSTMDSQMLATSSMDSQMLASGTMDSQMLASGSMDAQMLASGTMDAQMLASSTQDSAMLGSKSPDPYRLAQDPYRLAQDPYRLGHDPYRLGHDAYRLGQDPYRLGHDPYRLTPDPYRMSPRPYRIAPRSYRIAPRPYRLAPRPLMLASRRSMMMSYAAERSMMSSYERSMMSYERSMMSPMAERSMMSAYERSMMSAYERSMMSPMAERSMMSAYERSMMSAYERSMMSPMADRSMMSMGADRSMMSSYSAADRSMMSSYSAADRSMMSSYTADRSMMSMAADSYTDSYTDTYTEAYMVPPLPPEEPPTMPPLPPEEPPMTPPLPPEEPPEGPVLATEQSALTAENTWSAEVPALPPEESVSLPEPPVSQSEIAEPLAVTANYSVSASEPSVLASEADVTVPEPPLEPESSVMSAPVESAAGAEEHEIVAERPVTYMVSETPTTSAEPTVLTSEPSVMSDIAETYDSMRASGQTAPEVSVCLLEAAVPVGEPSQSTVDLPAMAVTELPSVAVPEHPAGNVSETSTMAVPEPQAEALQDPPAVAVLDRLAEAVPEPLALSEPEHVTVAVASTLEPTVPILEPAVSILQPNVIVSEPSGCVQESTVTISEPPVTVSEQTQVIPTETVVESTPVILESSTIKGMNLLSGDQNIASEIGLQDIAMHSDEEPRAEGLLKSGSNETENCINTDLNINNHLIAQEVERSTVSAASTGAVGEIGEETILPTGETKQCTVLDTCPSVGETELGGTLSSVGPLVLESEAVGTGKDLEFGTTSALSSVSKYDGEVSLTTQDTEHDMVISTSPSGGSEADIEGPLPAKDIHPDLSNNFINKDAEGSLPVQESDQTLAAAVSPKESSGEDKEVCLTTKEILSDPGFPASIDDINEADLVRPLLPKDMERLTNLRAGIEGPLLSSEVERDKSAASPVVISIPERASESSSEEKDDYEIFVKVKDTHEKGKKNKNRDKGEKEKKRDSSLRSRSKRSKSSEHKSRKRTSESRSRARKRSSKSKSHRSQTRSRSRSRRRRRSSRSRSKSRGRRSVSKEKRKRSPKHRSKSRERKRKRSSSRDNRKTGRARSRTPSRRSRSHTPSRRRRSRSGGRRSFSISPSRRSRTPSRRSRTPSRRSRTPSRRSRTPSRRSRTPSRRSRTPSRRRRSRSVVRRRSFSISPVRLRRSRTPLRRRFSRSPIRRKRSRSSERGRSPKRLTDLNKAQLLEIAKANAAAMCAKAGVPLPPNLKPAPPPTIEEKVAKKSGGATIEELTEKCKQIAQSKEDDDVIVNKPHVSDEEEEEPPFYHHPFKLSEPKPIFFNLNIAAAKPTPPKSQVTLTKEFPVSSGSQHRKKEADSVYGEWVPVEKNGEENKDDDNVFSSNLPSEPVDISTAMSERALAQKRLSENAFDLEAMSMLNRAQERIDAWAQLNSIPGQFTGSTGVQVLTQEQLANTGAQAWIKKGQILVAVFLPRSVPALLFTTLLLPRPRISS
- the SON gene encoding protein SON isoform X4, whose amino-acid sequence is MATNIEQIFRSFVVSKFREIQQELSSGRSEGQLNGETNTPIEGNQAGDAAASARSLPNEDIVQKIEEVLSGVLDTELRYKPDLKEASRKSRCVSVQTDPTDEIPTKKSKKHKKHKNKKKKKKKEKEKKYKRQSEESESQPKSHHDGNIESDSFLKFDSEPSEMALEHSVRAFGLYDTSESPAVVLEPPVVSMEVSEPHILETLPPATKHTELSVASTSVVSVQSEQSVAVMLEPSTTKILDSFATAPVPTTTVVLKSSEPVVTVSVECQMKSVQKSLESTPPEPSKIMLLEPPVAKVLELSETLVSSETPTEVHPEPSTSTTMDFPESSATEVLRLPEQPVEGPSEIADSSMTRPQEMLELPKTTALELQESSVASVMELPGPPATSMPELQGPPVTPVLELPGPSATPAPELPGPLSTPVPELLGPPATAVPELAGPSVTSVPQLSQELSGLPAPSMGLEPPQEVPEPPVMAQELPGLPAVTTAVELPGQPVVTVAMELTEQPVTTTELEQPVGMTAVEHPGQPEVTTATGLLGQPEAAMVLELPGQPVATTALELSGQPSVTGVPELPGLPSATRALELSGQPVATGALELPGQLMAAGALEFSGQSGAAGALELLGQPLATGVLELPGQPGAPELPGQPVATVALEISVQSVVTTELSTMTVSQSLEVPSTTALESYNTVAQELPTTLVGETSVTVGVDPLMAQESHMLASNTMETHMLASNTMDSQMLASNTMDSQMLASNTMDSQMLASSTMDSQMLATSSMDSQMLATSSMDSQMLATSSMDSQMLATSSMDSQMLATSSMDSQMLATSSMDSQMLATSSMDSQMLATSSMDSQMLATSTMDSQMLATSSMDSQMLASGTMDSQMLASGSMDAQMLASGTMDAQMLASSTQDSAMLGSKSPDPYRLAQDPYRLAQDPYRLGHDPYRLGHDAYRLGQDPYRLGHDPYRLTPDPYRMSPRPYRIAPRSYRIAPRPYRLAPRPLMLASRRSMMMSYAAERSMMSSYERSMMSYERSMMSPMAERSMMSAYERSMMSAYERSMMSPMAERSMMSAYERSMMSAYERSMMSPMADRSMMSMGADRSMMSSYSAADRSMMSSYSAADRSMMSSYTADRSMMSMAADSYTDSYTDTYTEAYMVPPLPPEEPPTMPPLPPEEPPMTPPLPPEEPPEGPVLATEQSALTAENTWSAEVPALPPEESVSLPEPPVSQSEIAEPLAVTANYSVSASEPSVLASEADVTVPEPPLEPESSVMSAPVESAAGAEEHEIVAERPVTYMVSETPTTSAEPTVLTSEPSVMSDIAETYDSMRASGQTAPEVSVCLLEAAVPVGEPSQSTVDLPAMAVTELPSVAVPEHPAGNVSETSTMAVPEPQAEALQDPPAVAVLDRLAEAVPEPLALSEPEHVTVAVASTLEPTVPILEPAVSILQPNVIVSEPSGCVQESTVTISEPPVTVSEQTQVIPTETVVESTPVILESSTIKGMNLLSGDQNIASEIGLQDIAMHSDEEPRAEGLLKSGSNETENCINTDLNINNHLIAQEVERSTVSAASTGAVGEIGEETILPTGETKQCTVLDTCPSVGETELGGTLSSVGPLVLESEAVGTGKDLEFGTTSALSSVSKYDGEVSLTTQDTEHDMVISTSPSGGSEADIEGPLPAKDIHPDLSNNFINKDAEGSLPVQESDQTLAAAVSPKESSGEDKEVCLTTKEILSDPGFPASIDDINEADLVRPLLPKDMERLTNLRAGIEGPLLSSEVERDKSAASPVVISIPERASESSSEEKDDYEIFVKVKDTHEKGKKNKNRDKGEKEKKRDSSLRSRSKRSKSSEHKSRKRTSESRSRARKRSSKSKSHRSQTRSRSRSRRRRRSSRSRSKSRGRRSVSKEKRKRSPKHRSKSRERKRKRSSSRDNRKTGRARSRTPSRRSRSHTPSRRRRSRSGGRRSFSISPSRRSRTPSRRSRTPSRRSRTPSRRSRTPSRRSRTPSRRSRTPSRRRRSRSVVRRRSFSISPVRLRRSRTPLRRRFSRSPIRRKRSRSSERGRSPKRLTDLNKAQLLEIAKANAAAMCAKAGVPLPPNLKPAPPPTIEEKVAKKSGGATIEELTEKCKQIAQSKEDDDVIVNKPHVSDEEEEEPPFYHHPFKLSEPKPIFFNLNIAAAKPTPPKSQVTLTKEFPVSSGSQHRKKEADSVYGEWVPVEKNGEENKDDDNVFSSNLPSEGRVKRQGRVRRQMKQPAASHLTVTRCNSLCGTKPQSEKHRIAENSVITSLPNIGPSLHLWEGSPRYNYLASRFASRLYSSRFWW